ACGATCGAGAGTGAACGGGagaatgacgacgacgataataggCCCAGCCGAAATAACGTCTTGCAGAATTGCGGATCATCGAAATCTTCACTTCCAGACACGTCCGTTACGTCACGTGCTATTTGCACCTGCGGAATCTAGTCGGAAAGTTTTGTCCCACCATCAGCCACCGTAGTTAGGAGCGAAACTACTTCAGTTTTCTAGTTTAACGAATTTAGTCGGCTGCTACCGTACGTACACTGCAGTGTAcggatcgaaagaaaaagagaatcctCAAGCCCCAgggtgaaaaagaaggagaatgAGAGGAACTAAGAAAATTCGTCGTTCACCTAGAGTAAATATGTTTAGGCAACAATTTCGAATGCATGAAAGCAATCACCGGAGTAATTTttgcgttttattttatttttttctggtgACACGAGGCGCATAGAAACAATTGCTTTTTTGAAGTATGGGTACGTAGCTGTGGtgcgaaaaaggaaacgatTCCAAAAAGCTTCCGTTATACACGTCGCACAGTTGTCACCAACTGTTATTAGCATCACGCATCGTTCGCAAACTTCAAACACCTGCGACGCGACGTTTCTGGGCGTTGAGAGATgatgtgcgtgtgtgtgcatcgtatatatatatatatatacgcacgcATCTACACTGGTATTTCTGATACGAACTTTACGCCAAGTATCTAGGAAGTTTCGGGGATGTAGAAACTGAAGCATTTCGAGACatctacttattttttttttttttttctcttttattttttcctgcaTCGTTCACTGTTTCCCCCCCTATATATTCCGATCCACCCGGCAGCAATTCAACGAAGATACACTCCGTATATTGGAACTTCGTGAATCTCGCCTtccatatatgtgtatacataccatATATGCGGAGAATATATTTACAGGTGTGAAAATTTCGGAGGCTTGATTCTCCCCGAATTTCAGTTACGCCCACGTCGATTTTCCGGAAATCTTGCTGTTCAAGCGGAGGTATGCACGCGGATCgaaaaagcgaagagaaaaagataaagcGCTGTAGGGGTGCTGCAGATGATACAaacacggagagaaaaaaaagaggaaaaacaaaaataagggAAATATAGAGGGAACTTATAGGAGAAGTGGTTgaagataaagataaaaatggacgaaataaaaaggggAAACATTCCTCGGAGTTTACGGAGCGACGCTCACTCACTCCGTGGATGAGAAGTGAACGGGAAACTACCGCAAAGACGAAAGTCTTGTGCACGGATCATTTGGCGAATCAACAATTATAATCTATGAGATTAGTATTCCGATGATTAGCATAAGGATTCGTATAATAGTCGACCGCCACTAACAACTTTTGGACAACGACGGATGAAGAAACTTGTATTAAATTTAACACAACGAGGAATGAGGGCGGTGCAGAGCAGGGCTCTTTTCACGCGGgacaattatattttcaggCTACTTTATTCAGCAGGATTATAATTCTGccgtaaaaaattaatcaacaactgctatttcatttcacatttCAGCTCCacgcggaaaaattttcacttgaaAATTACCAAGTTTTtctcggagaaaaaagaatacatcATTCTGAATTTGTCCATATCGGTAAAACAGTTTGTACGCGTCATCAAGATCGTCTGCGATTCGACGTCTTACCTGTTTTTGCTAACTGACTCACCGACGATAAGTTAACAATAATTGTGCAGCGGTTTTAccgacgatcgaaaattttctcgaaccCGCGAGTTATCTACCGCCGAAAACATACCGGGATACGGATGACGTGTTCAATTTTGAGTCGATGACTCTTCGCTGAGATAAAACGCATTAAACCATGACCTACGTGGCCAACTATTTAATTAGCGTAAATGCGCGTAGTCAGTACGAAGACGTTTAAAGTGCCAATAAATTAGTTTAAATATACCGTTATcatatatattgaaaataactAATGATCGGGACGTTGTAGTTAAATCATCTATTTGACCAAAGGATTTTTCCATTCACAATCAGAGGCAATCCGATGTGCATGCTTCGCAAATAGTTATGACGCACTGTAAATCAATAACTATCTAGTAGATGAACgtgcgaaaaatgaaataattatttgtatttgCAAGACGACAACTACAATTGTGAGATACGTGAGCAAGAACGTTTGTAATAACGCCACCAATTAAGAACTCGAATATAACAGCGATAACAAATACTAACTCCGATAAGAGAATCTCTACAGAAATTATCGCTAACTCCTGCACCAACGGTACTGGAAATGATCATTAAGAGCCACCACGATTACGTGTTGGTTGTGTCGTGTGACTCAGGTCGTGTGGAATAGATGCATGTTGCGCACGTTGCGCGAGGCATACTCTTTGAAAGTTGCACACGGCCGGCAACTGGATTATTCGATTGGTGGGGACGTCCGTTCAATAAATACGACGCCCCGGCCGCTCTTCAACTCACAGACTATCCAGCAGCGCAATACGCAAGTGAGATTTTCAAACTACCAAAAGACAACTACCAGAAACTACTAGAAAGATGCCAGGACCCAGCGACAAGTGCGGAAAGGGTGAGATATTCTTATTAATTATCTTTCCTTGATTTacaaacactagaaaaatctATTCAACGTTTGCCAAATGTGCTTTCAAAcggattttgatattttttaattgagtttcaaataaattagTACGCACTTCTTGaataggtttttttcttccgctattttttctcgatctgAAAATTATAGGGATCatatagaatttatttttcattcaaaattgatGCTTGCAAGACGCTGCTTCGggtttctgatattttttcaattgaacgaACAGCTGTTTGAACCGAATAAATTTGTTtacttatatttatttgtgaCAAATTGGATGATGGCAAACATTGAGTCTTTCGCTAACGATAAGATCTTAACAGCCCCACATTTTCTGAATGTGtgtcaattattatttgcaaatgaattattttaatcataCAATTATGTACTAAAAAAAGCTCGTGAATTCTTCGTCGGTATAATACGGTATATAGGGAACCCAGCCGAGAGTCCAGGTATCGATTCGCCGCTTGTGCAGGGCGAGTAGGATATTTCTATAGCTGGAAAAATATTAAGAACTTTGGAAACCGAGAATCCACGCTTTATTAaatcaagaaaat
The sequence above is a segment of the Athalia rosae chromosome 5, iyAthRosa1.1, whole genome shotgun sequence genome. Coding sequences within it:
- the LOC105689168 gene encoding uncharacterized protein LOC105689168; its protein translation is MHVAHVARGILFESCTRPATGLFDWWGRPFNKYDAPAALQLTDYPAAQYASEIFKLPKDNYQKLLERCQDPATSAERADVEDPATAETAASAAMHLEINAAANPAQTASAKIANVRRS